In Halobacillus amylolyticus, the following proteins share a genomic window:
- a CDS encoding trans-sulfuration enzyme family protein, with translation MSHQSFDTRIVHNKINQGDALNSKSTPIYQTSSFTFKDLDHLESYYAGEASFSYSREKNPNTEELGQTVANLEGAEAGVAASSGTSAILAGILSVVQAGDHIVAAEDLYGGTHHLITKELTSFGFEVSIVSFADKKKVEEAIQPNTKLLYTESVSNPFLRVEDLEGLVSLAKEHDLYTMVDNTFATPYLLQPYKKGIDIVVHSATKYIGGHSDVTSGIVVGNEELMAKAKQKVSALGANLSAFEAWLTQRGVKTLGLRMKQQSANAQTLAESLQQDELVDQVFYPEYVSEQGHGAIVTIELSKKVDIEQFFRSLGWIKLTPTLGGLETTVSYPIRTSHRALTDEERALIGVNDYVIRLSIGIEESADIIAQFKEAIHESVKENSQK, from the coding sequence ATGAGCCATCAATCATTTGATACACGTATTGTACACAACAAAATAAATCAGGGAGATGCACTAAATAGTAAATCAACTCCGATTTACCAAACATCTTCCTTTACATTTAAAGACTTAGATCACTTAGAAAGCTATTATGCTGGAGAAGCTTCGTTTTCGTATTCCCGTGAGAAGAATCCGAACACAGAAGAACTCGGTCAAACCGTTGCGAATCTTGAAGGAGCAGAAGCTGGGGTCGCCGCCTCATCTGGAACCTCGGCAATTCTGGCAGGCATCCTTTCTGTTGTGCAAGCCGGTGATCACATCGTTGCCGCAGAAGATCTTTATGGCGGGACCCATCACTTGATTACAAAAGAGCTAACGAGCTTTGGCTTTGAAGTTTCAATCGTTTCATTTGCCGATAAAAAAAAGGTTGAAGAGGCGATTCAACCAAATACGAAATTGCTCTATACAGAGTCAGTCTCCAATCCTTTTCTCAGAGTAGAAGACCTAGAAGGACTTGTAAGTCTCGCGAAGGAACACGATTTGTACACAATGGTTGACAATACATTTGCCACTCCATACTTATTACAGCCCTATAAAAAGGGGATCGATATTGTTGTGCACAGTGCTACAAAATATATCGGCGGTCATAGTGACGTTACTTCGGGGATCGTCGTTGGAAATGAAGAGTTAATGGCAAAAGCGAAGCAAAAGGTGAGTGCGCTTGGCGCCAATCTCAGTGCTTTTGAGGCATGGTTAACTCAACGGGGTGTAAAGACACTTGGTTTACGTATGAAACAGCAATCCGCTAATGCGCAAACACTGGCGGAATCTTTACAGCAGGATGAGTTAGTCGACCAAGTATTTTACCCTGAATACGTTTCAGAGCAAGGGCACGGTGCGATTGTTACGATTGAACTTAGTAAAAAAGTTGATATCGAACAATTCTTTCGATCCTTAGGGTGGATTAAATTGACGCCGACCCTTGGTGGGTTAGAAACGACTGTATCCTATCCAATCCGAACTTCACACCGTGCATTGACGGATGAGGAGCGTGCCCTAATTGGTGTCAATGATTATGTTATTAGGCTTTCCATTGGAATAGAAGAGTCAGCGGACATCATAGCTCAGTTCAAGGAAGCCATTCATGAATCTGTAAAAGAAAATAGTCAAAAATGA
- a CDS encoding NUDIX hydrolase, whose amino-acid sequence MREVLKIYSEWLTPIGEKDREEVHRDGDWHESFHCWFYKHEENRSWIYFQKRADSKKDFPSLYDISAAGHIAAEESLIRGGLREVEEELGLRLAAGQLNYCGFYKEELLFKTIKDREICHIYLFPYENHMKLTINEEVGDVVQIDLEDFLSMICKKSPCLQAESIFTGEELHLSHSSFCPHPFDYYQYVVQAILSSR is encoded by the coding sequence ATGAGAGAAGTGCTTAAGATCTATAGTGAATGGTTAACTCCTATCGGTGAGAAGGACCGGGAGGAGGTTCACCGTGATGGAGATTGGCATGAAAGTTTTCATTGCTGGTTTTATAAGCATGAAGAGAATCGGAGCTGGATCTATTTTCAAAAGCGTGCAGATAGTAAGAAAGATTTCCCATCCCTATATGATATATCGGCTGCGGGCCACATAGCAGCAGAAGAGAGCCTCATCCGTGGAGGTTTGCGCGAGGTTGAAGAGGAGCTTGGTTTAAGGCTGGCTGCGGGCCAATTAAATTATTGTGGATTTTACAAGGAAGAGTTGTTGTTTAAGACGATTAAGGATCGGGAAATCTGTCATATTTATTTATTCCCATATGAAAACCATATGAAGCTGACGATTAATGAAGAGGTTGGCGATGTCGTTCAGATTGACCTTGAGGATTTTCTTAGTATGATTTGCAAAAAAAGTCCGTGTTTACAGGCTGAATCTATCTTTACAGGCGAAGAGCTCCATTTATCTCATTCGAGTTTCTGCCCCCATCCTTTTGATTATTATCAATATGTTGTGCAGGCTATCTTAAGCAGCCGCTAA
- a CDS encoding bifunctional diguanylate cyclase/phosphodiesterase: MVQKVGRPWDILRQLSTPVWFFNNSDCSIYINAPLMQRILADRSSYSLADLGRVIHPNDIEHVRELLQRPGGDAFHLNYRLKMNGEYKWIEDMIAPLYAENGRFIGYTGQSLPLSSYKEELEDLKKSVMEIGESFAANAGQSFFDFLVKYLAKVLQVDTVIIGELTGSNRDQITAVSMFHKGGISKRMTYQLEGTPCEEVIKGKECYIPRGAYELYPNDDMLVKNELESYFGAPLLNSNREVIGILSIMDVGLKKNGPMSKALFRIFADRMGNELSKRHTERELKHISQFDSLTGLISRNYFKDLLREELANPRQLHQKLAVIFIDLDNFKMINDTWGHERGDELLKQFAHHLNRIFARVNCVISRISSDEFAVLLLGRKDVDHAREKAEDIIHSMKRPFFINQKEYYSTASVGVAFYPQDASDEGTLLRYADAAMHKAKRKGKNRYELYNTYMSVEMLDEMQRKQALHHALERREFTLHYQPQVCGLTSEIKGYEALIRWNQPLMGLLTPDHFISLAEESGAIIQIGEWVLKEACLQVKKWQLEFNRPDLCVAVNLSAEQFADRYVKDKIFNALEQANLDASCLIIEITETMVLRDFENSTGVLEELRSQGIKVHLDDFGMGFSSLNYLSRLPVDAIKIDRSFIKQIGSKANDVAIVSAIIAMAKSLNLQIIAEGVETEEHIEYLSQKGCHDYQGYYYSKPLPVASVRPC; this comes from the coding sequence ATGGTTCAGAAAGTTGGACGCCCCTGGGACATACTAAGACAGCTGTCCACCCCAGTCTGGTTTTTTAACAACTCGGACTGTAGTATTTATATTAATGCTCCTTTAATGCAGCGGATTTTGGCAGATCGTTCCTCTTATAGTTTAGCCGACTTGGGTCGCGTCATTCATCCTAATGATATTGAACATGTAAGGGAATTACTTCAGCGGCCAGGAGGAGATGCCTTTCATTTGAACTATCGTCTAAAAATGAACGGTGAATATAAATGGATTGAAGACATGATCGCACCATTATATGCGGAAAATGGCAGATTTATCGGGTATACGGGTCAATCGCTCCCTTTATCGAGTTATAAAGAAGAACTGGAAGACCTGAAAAAATCGGTGATGGAAATCGGCGAATCATTCGCAGCTAATGCGGGCCAGTCCTTCTTTGATTTTCTCGTGAAGTACCTAGCCAAGGTGCTTCAGGTTGACACAGTCATAATAGGAGAACTGACTGGTAGCAATCGTGATCAGATTACGGCTGTCTCTATGTTTCATAAAGGTGGGATCTCTAAAAGAATGACCTATCAATTAGAAGGTACGCCGTGTGAAGAGGTAATCAAAGGCAAAGAGTGTTACATACCTAGGGGGGCTTATGAGCTTTACCCCAATGACGACATGTTAGTGAAAAATGAACTAGAGAGTTATTTTGGTGCTCCGCTTCTTAACTCAAATCGAGAGGTGATTGGAATTCTTTCGATTATGGACGTTGGTCTTAAAAAGAATGGTCCTATGAGTAAGGCGCTTTTCCGCATTTTTGCAGACCGAATGGGAAATGAATTATCTAAACGCCATACAGAGAGAGAGTTAAAACACATTTCACAGTTTGACTCGTTGACAGGACTAATTAGCCGAAACTATTTTAAAGATTTATTAAGGGAAGAGCTGGCTAATCCCAGGCAGTTACATCAAAAGTTAGCAGTGATCTTTATTGACTTAGATAATTTTAAAATGATTAATGATACGTGGGGGCATGAACGAGGAGATGAATTGCTTAAGCAATTTGCTCATCATTTAAATCGCATTTTTGCCAGGGTCAATTGTGTAATCTCAAGAATCAGCAGTGACGAATTCGCTGTTTTACTGTTAGGTCGGAAAGATGTGGACCATGCCCGTGAAAAGGCAGAAGACATTATTCATTCGATGAAGCGTCCTTTTTTTATTAACCAAAAGGAATATTATAGCACAGCGAGTGTCGGAGTTGCCTTTTATCCTCAGGATGCTTCGGATGAAGGGACCTTACTGCGATATGCAGACGCTGCCATGCATAAGGCCAAACGTAAAGGGAAAAACCGTTACGAATTGTACAATACCTATATGAGTGTCGAAATGCTTGATGAAATGCAGCGTAAACAAGCCTTGCATCACGCATTAGAACGGAGAGAATTCACCCTTCATTATCAACCACAAGTATGCGGGCTGACTTCTGAGATCAAGGGGTACGAAGCACTTATTCGCTGGAATCAACCACTAATGGGATTGTTAACGCCTGACCACTTTATTAGTCTTGCCGAAGAAAGCGGTGCAATTATTCAAATTGGTGAATGGGTACTTAAGGAGGCTTGTCTGCAGGTGAAAAAATGGCAGTTGGAATTTAACCGTCCTGATTTATGTGTTGCGGTCAACTTATCCGCCGAACAATTCGCTGATCGGTATGTAAAGGATAAAATTTTTAACGCATTAGAGCAGGCAAATCTTGATGCAAGCTGTTTGATCATTGAAATTACCGAGACAATGGTTTTAAGGGATTTTGAAAATAGTACTGGCGTATTGGAAGAACTGCGTTCGCAGGGTATTAAAGTTCACTTGGATGATTTCGGTATGGGCTTTTCATCGTTAAATTATTTAAGCCGCCTGCCTGTTGATGCTATTAAAATTGACCGTTCTTTTATTAAGCAAATTGGTTCGAAAGCGAATGATGTAGCGATCGTCAGTGCAATTATCGCTATGGCTAAAAGTTTAAACCTGCAAATCATTGCTGAAGGTGTTGAAACAGAGGAGCATATTGAATACTTAAGCCAAAAGGGATGTCATGACTATCAAGGTTATTACTACAGTAAACCTTTGCCTGTTGCGAGCGTGCGGCCATGTTAG
- a CDS encoding alpha/beta fold hydrolase, whose protein sequence is MPYYTNHFGQRLFYEDIGEGEVLLFIHPPGMGRKVFKQQHELADHYRLIFPDLSGHGDSDTTDLSPSLEDFASEIKQLMDHLSIEQIILVGYSAGGAVAQYFALQYPKKAKALILSGAFPKVDTFFLWFEFFMGIKWVKRSPGSLAMLLSKSHFRRPEFKQELRNHMAKSDPEVWREFYKQALKHDCRHDLAKLEMPLLLMYGERAVWINHHACFYRECPDATLVIVDRALHQLPATHGPIINQSIINFIERKVGTEKKAK, encoded by the coding sequence ATGCCATACTATACAAACCATTTTGGTCAACGGTTATTTTATGAAGATATTGGGGAAGGAGAAGTGCTCCTGTTCATACACCCGCCTGGTATGGGGAGAAAGGTTTTCAAGCAGCAGCATGAGCTCGCTGATCATTACCGGTTGATTTTTCCTGACTTGAGCGGGCACGGGGATTCTGATACAACGGATCTCTCTCCAAGCTTGGAGGACTTCGCTTCAGAGATAAAGCAATTAATGGATCATTTAAGTATTGAACAAATTATTCTCGTAGGCTACTCAGCAGGAGGGGCTGTAGCACAGTATTTTGCGCTTCAGTATCCCAAAAAGGCCAAGGCTCTTATCTTATCAGGTGCTTTTCCAAAGGTGGATACCTTTTTCCTTTGGTTTGAGTTTTTCATGGGGATCAAATGGGTGAAAAGAAGCCCAGGGTCGCTTGCTATGCTGCTTTCTAAATCACATTTTAGACGGCCGGAATTTAAACAAGAATTGCGGAATCATATGGCTAAATCGGATCCCGAGGTGTGGAGGGAATTTTACAAGCAAGCCCTAAAACATGACTGTCGACATGACCTTGCTAAACTAGAGATGCCCCTGTTACTGATGTACGGGGAAAGGGCGGTTTGGATCAATCATCATGCTTGTTTCTACAGGGAGTGCCCTGATGCGACATTAGTCATCGTTGATCGTGCGTTGCACCAGCTTCCTGCTACACACGGCCCGATTATTAATCAATCTATTATAAATTTCATCGAGCGAAAAGTTGGAACAGAAAAAAAAGCCAAGTGA
- a CDS encoding SCO family protein, translated as MTYKRSLILTIIITTALILASCGTQELEDPLNWEIGTLQGTTQANEEFSIDDMEGKVWLADFIFTSCNTVCPPMTRNMAKIQDMLEEEGVDAEIVSFSVDPEVDTPKMLKEFGSAQGADFSNWTFVTGYSQDKIESFAKESFKTIAQKTEGVKQVSHGSQFFLVNQEGKVVKYYKGATNVPFEQIVEDAKIVAN; from the coding sequence ATGACATACAAGCGTTCTCTCATACTTACTATCATCATCACCACTGCTCTTATATTAGCCAGTTGCGGCACTCAAGAACTTGAAGACCCATTAAACTGGGAAATTGGCACTCTTCAGGGGACGACCCAAGCCAATGAAGAATTTTCCATCGATGACATGGAAGGTAAGGTTTGGCTCGCCGATTTTATCTTCACATCCTGTAACACAGTTTGTCCGCCAATGACCCGCAACATGGCAAAAATTCAAGATATGCTTGAAGAGGAAGGGGTAGACGCTGAGATTGTATCGTTCAGCGTTGATCCGGAAGTGGACACACCTAAGATGTTGAAGGAGTTCGGCTCAGCCCAAGGCGCTGACTTCAGCAATTGGACTTTTGTAACGGGCTATTCCCAAGATAAGATTGAAAGTTTCGCAAAGGAAAGTTTCAAAACCATCGCCCAAAAAACAGAGGGAGTCAAACAAGTATCTCACGGCTCTCAATTTTTCCTGGTTAACCAAGAAGGAAAAGTTGTAAAATACTATAAAGGTGCCACAAACGTACCTTTCGAACAAATTGTGGAAGATGCCAAGATTGTAGCCAACTAA
- a CDS encoding RNA polymerase sigma factor, producing the protein MRNTNKELALAELVKHEYPSLLRTARSYVKDAMTAEDMVQEALLKAYEKFDSFQTGNSVRAWLFRIMINKCKDHLRSYTQRKVTPWEDQWLHAAQVDPHNPLDIMIQQEDNDDIHQAIDLLKPDYHEALHLYYFNDLSVKQMSMVLHMNENTLKTRMKRARDHLGQELVQHRENVYSA; encoded by the coding sequence GTGAGAAACACAAACAAAGAGCTAGCTCTTGCAGAATTAGTAAAACATGAATATCCATCTTTATTAAGAACAGCAAGGTCGTATGTTAAAGATGCTATGACAGCAGAAGATATGGTACAAGAAGCATTGCTGAAAGCTTATGAAAAGTTCGATTCCTTTCAAACAGGGAATAGCGTGCGAGCATGGCTGTTTCGAATCATGATCAATAAGTGCAAAGACCATCTTCGCAGTTACACACAACGGAAAGTAACCCCGTGGGAGGACCAATGGCTCCATGCTGCACAAGTTGATCCGCATAACCCTTTGGATATCATGATCCAGCAGGAGGACAATGATGATATTCATCAGGCTATAGACCTGTTAAAGCCGGATTATCATGAAGCGTTACATCTATATTATTTTAATGATTTGTCTGTAAAACAGATGTCTATGGTGCTGCACATGAATGAAAATACGCTTAAAACGAGAATGAAGCGAGCGCGCGATCATTTAGGGCAAGAGCTCGTCCAGCACAGAGAGAATGTTTATTCTGCTTGA
- a CDS encoding helix-turn-helix domain-containing protein, giving the protein MDIGRRISIYRKRSNMTLQQVAGGNLSTAHLSKIENGYRRPGVHTLQLIAAAFDLPKEFFHHYEEEDEEVNHILAQLQLFIITHLEKAAPLIEAIDENYYEYLSNVHQEIYFLLLKCAYYCKSKMPMAATTLYDEYIDAYLHDYSIDALPVRIKNTYHYCQGIRFFQRSDFQNSLHHYKNFSLLKSPLPVKAALTYNRAVLSNALEDYQKAIDYCKEVRTYYESLNQTEDVSMILNLLGIIYLNQKKYDPAMDYLNQAEDQAEKDENRYLLGQILHNKGVVMRNSGQSEQACVYLERALKLKNLQGVSANKQITYHSLCKAYIEGGHLKQALNIYNTANSEVSLTSDHYYLLEAFLEYYKQTGDMKSYEKSLESCIDYFEHDADKEPLETLYQKLGHHLYHIGKYKRAADCYLAHIKSTSGHPNNG; this is encoded by the coding sequence ATGGATATCGGAAGAAGAATTTCCATTTACCGTAAACGGAGCAATATGACATTACAGCAAGTTGCGGGTGGAAACCTCTCAACCGCCCATCTCAGCAAAATTGAAAATGGCTACCGCCGCCCTGGCGTACACACGCTACAACTTATTGCAGCTGCGTTCGATCTGCCAAAGGAGTTTTTTCACCATTATGAGGAAGAGGATGAGGAAGTGAATCATATCCTGGCACAATTGCAGCTATTTATTATTACTCACTTAGAGAAAGCTGCTCCCCTCATCGAAGCTATCGATGAAAATTACTATGAATATTTATCAAATGTGCATCAGGAGATTTACTTTCTTTTATTGAAGTGTGCCTATTACTGCAAGTCCAAGATGCCAATGGCTGCAACAACATTGTACGATGAATATATTGATGCCTATCTTCATGATTATTCGATTGATGCTTTACCTGTTCGCATAAAGAACACCTATCATTATTGTCAGGGGATTAGGTTCTTTCAACGCTCTGATTTTCAGAATAGCTTACATCACTACAAGAATTTCTCTTTATTGAAAAGTCCTCTCCCCGTGAAAGCAGCATTAACCTATAATCGAGCAGTTTTGTCTAACGCTCTTGAGGATTATCAAAAGGCAATTGATTACTGCAAAGAAGTCCGTACATATTATGAAAGCCTTAATCAAACAGAAGATGTAAGTATGATTCTTAATTTGCTCGGAATCATCTACTTAAATCAGAAAAAATATGACCCTGCTATGGACTATTTAAATCAAGCTGAGGATCAGGCTGAAAAGGACGAGAACCGCTATTTACTTGGGCAAATTCTTCATAATAAAGGTGTAGTGATGAGAAACTCAGGGCAAAGTGAACAGGCCTGCGTTTATCTTGAACGAGCTCTTAAACTTAAGAACTTGCAAGGAGTTTCAGCAAATAAACAAATAACCTACCACTCGTTATGTAAGGCTTATATAGAAGGAGGCCATTTGAAACAGGCTTTAAACATCTATAACACAGCGAACAGTGAGGTCAGTCTAACTTCTGATCATTACTACCTCCTTGAAGCCTTCCTTGAATATTATAAGCAAACTGGGGACATGAAAAGCTATGAAAAAAGCCTCGAAAGCTGTATTGATTATTTCGAACATGATGCAGACAAAGAACCCTTAGAAACACTTTATCAAAAGCTCGGCCACCATCTCTATCACATAGGCAAATACAAACGAGCTGCCGACTGTTACCTCGCCCACATAAAATCCACCTCAGGTCATCCAAATAATGGATGA
- a CDS encoding GDSL-type esterase/lipase family protein, giving the protein MKKLVCFGDSITAQNSGYMTPRLTSILQQHLSGWFVLNEGVSGNTTRDALARIESDVLGQEPDLVTVLFGSNDVAEHNKVTIEEYEENLRKIVSLIGPGKTILLTPPPVNEVLQTVRKNAMIESYARAVERVACEKGAFVISLFDLMVHESNYQKMLKSEDGLHFSELGYTFVSKQILQTIQAEIH; this is encoded by the coding sequence ATGAAAAAACTGGTCTGTTTTGGAGATAGTATAACCGCGCAAAATTCAGGGTATATGACACCCAGATTAACTTCCATACTTCAGCAGCATTTGTCAGGATGGTTTGTACTCAATGAAGGTGTATCAGGTAACACCACACGTGATGCACTTGCAAGGATAGAAAGTGATGTATTAGGACAGGAGCCCGATCTTGTAACTGTATTGTTTGGTTCAAATGATGTGGCTGAACACAACAAGGTTACGATTGAGGAGTACGAGGAGAACCTACGTAAAATCGTATCACTTATTGGTCCAGGTAAGACCATTCTGCTTACTCCGCCCCCGGTTAATGAAGTTCTACAAACAGTAAGAAAGAACGCAATGATAGAAAGCTACGCTCGTGCTGTGGAACGTGTGGCCTGTGAGAAAGGAGCCTTTGTCATTTCTTTGTTTGATCTGATGGTTCATGAATCGAATTACCAAAAGATGTTAAAAAGCGAAGATGGCCTCCACTTCAGCGAACTAGGCTACACCTTTGTATCCAAGCAAATTCTGCAAACCATACAAGCGGAAATCCATTAA
- a CDS encoding DUF1002 domain-containing protein — MKRNIGLFVLIFLMMVSFVLPNGVAASTGGGGINEKLGLPIVVYGEALTDAQKAKVTDLLKANQHDQVDEFTVTGQDIANYIGGNPNSNMYSSVKIIHQDNGAGLNIEIVTPANITEVTKEMYTNALLTAGVENADVLVASSVKVSGHSALTGIYKAYDAKGVALDKERMEVASEELDVATSIGNQEGIDQAQVSELLTEIKKAIAEQNPATKEEIEQIVQEQLQNLNIELNPEDRQRLIDLFDQMRSLNIDFDQVKSQLDELAGGIQNLVNDEGFWNSLTSTVRSFFQSLADFFRSIVS, encoded by the coding sequence ATGAAGAGAAATATTGGATTATTCGTGCTCATTTTCCTTATGATGGTCAGTTTTGTTCTTCCTAATGGGGTAGCTGCCTCTACGGGTGGAGGAGGAATTAATGAAAAGCTAGGCTTGCCAATAGTTGTTTATGGAGAGGCTTTGACAGATGCACAAAAAGCCAAGGTTACTGATTTGTTAAAGGCTAATCAACATGACCAGGTGGACGAGTTCACGGTTACAGGTCAGGACATTGCAAATTATATTGGGGGAAACCCGAACTCAAATATGTATTCTTCTGTGAAAATTATTCATCAAGATAATGGGGCAGGACTAAACATTGAGATCGTAACCCCGGCCAACATCACAGAAGTAACGAAGGAAATGTACACCAATGCATTATTAACGGCCGGTGTTGAAAATGCGGATGTACTGGTAGCTTCTTCAGTAAAAGTTAGCGGACATTCTGCACTAACAGGTATTTATAAAGCCTATGATGCAAAAGGGGTAGCCCTTGATAAGGAACGGATGGAAGTCGCAAGTGAAGAACTTGATGTAGCCACTTCCATAGGTAATCAAGAAGGCATTGATCAAGCCCAAGTAAGTGAGTTGCTAACAGAAATTAAAAAGGCAATTGCTGAACAAAATCCAGCAACCAAAGAAGAAATAGAGCAAATTGTGCAAGAACAGCTGCAAAACTTGAATATTGAGTTAAATCCTGAAGATCGTCAACGCTTGATTGATCTTTTTGACCAAATGCGTAGTTTAAATATTGACTTTGACCAAGTGAAAAGCCAGCTTGATGAATTGGCAGGGGGAATCCAGAACTTAGTCAATGATGAAGGCTTTTGGAATAGCCTAACATCAACTGTACGAAGCTTTTTTCAATCGTTAGCTGATTTTTTTCGTTCGATTGTAAGTTAA
- a CDS encoding DoxX family protein — MTIVKQIGLYLFAAGLFIAGITHFIYDKGYAQMIPDFIPLRLEIVYMSGNTEWLLALLLIFPQSRRAAGIATAIFLVAVLPANIYAAINGIPAPWEENTSMIALWIRPLLQPLLIWWVLAVSK, encoded by the coding sequence ATGACAATCGTAAAGCAAATCGGACTTTATCTATTTGCCGCGGGACTTTTCATAGCAGGGATTACTCATTTCATCTATGACAAAGGATATGCACAAATGATTCCTGACTTTATACCTCTTAGGTTAGAGATTGTGTATATGTCTGGCAATACAGAATGGCTGCTCGCACTGCTCCTTATTTTTCCACAATCCAGACGTGCAGCCGGAATAGCTACGGCGATTTTTCTTGTCGCCGTACTTCCGGCCAATATTTATGCTGCTATTAACGGAATTCCAGCACCTTGGGAAGAAAATACAAGTATGATAGCTCTGTGGATTCGCCCCTTACTACAACCACTACTAATATGGTGGGTATTAGCCGTTTCTAAATAG
- a CDS encoding type 1 glutamine amidotransferase domain-containing protein: protein MRLQEKKIIQLVSKDFEDLELWYPILRLQEEGATVHLVGEKANEEYPGKYGVPAISEYAFDDINPADYDGILVPGGWSPDKLRRYDSVLHMVRHMDDQKKPIGEICHAGWVLISAGILEGRQVTSTPGIKDDMINAGATWHDEAVVQDEHIVSARRPPDLPPYAKAFADLLAKS, encoded by the coding sequence GTGCGCTTACAAGAGAAAAAAATTATTCAACTCGTAAGTAAAGACTTCGAAGATTTAGAACTATGGTACCCAATACTGCGATTACAGGAGGAAGGCGCCACTGTACACCTTGTTGGAGAAAAAGCGAACGAAGAATATCCAGGTAAATACGGTGTTCCAGCCATCTCTGAATACGCTTTTGACGATATTAACCCAGCAGATTACGATGGCATTCTCGTGCCAGGAGGCTGGTCGCCTGATAAATTGCGCCGTTACGACAGCGTACTCCATATGGTTCGCCATATGGACGACCAAAAAAAACCGATCGGTGAAATTTGCCATGCTGGCTGGGTTTTGATCTCGGCAGGAATCTTAGAAGGGCGCCAAGTAACCAGTACACCTGGAATTAAAGATGATATGATTAATGCTGGAGCTACATGGCACGATGAGGCCGTAGTACAAGACGAACATATCGTTTCCGCTCGTCGTCCACCAGATCTTCCACCTTATGCAAAGGCTTTTGCTGATTTATTAGCTAAATCATAG
- a CDS encoding GNAT family N-acetyltransferase: MDIRQACPEDAEELLHLIQQVEAESSFMLFEEGERNTSVEQQRERIWAMKKEGSSTLIVAEEEGRLVGYLAAINGSAKRQQHSLHLVVGILKGYRGKGLGTKLFTYLEKWAIEHRIHRLELTVVVENEAGLGLYKKMGFKVEGTKKHSLLIDEHLVDEYYMAKLL, from the coding sequence ATGGATATTAGGCAAGCTTGCCCTGAAGATGCAGAGGAGTTACTACACCTTATCCAACAAGTTGAAGCAGAATCATCATTTATGCTGTTTGAAGAGGGTGAAAGAAATACTTCAGTTGAACAGCAGCGTGAGAGAATATGGGCTATGAAGAAAGAAGGAAGCTCAACATTAATCGTTGCCGAAGAGGAGGGGCGGCTTGTAGGCTACTTAGCTGCAATAAATGGTTCGGCTAAAAGACAACAGCACTCCCTCCATCTGGTGGTAGGAATTTTAAAAGGGTATAGAGGTAAGGGGTTAGGGACGAAACTTTTTACATACTTGGAAAAGTGGGCAATCGAACATAGGATTCATCGGTTGGAATTGACGGTAGTTGTAGAAAATGAAGCGGGCTTAGGGTTATATAAGAAAATGGGGTTTAAAGTGGAAGGAACGAAAAAACACTCTTTGCTGATTGATGAGCATTTGGTCGATGAATATTATATGGCTAAGCTTTTATGA
- a CDS encoding asparagine synthase yields MSMREGLIPTALGSAVTATGYALKQRRGSNKMVANTVFGFGLAHVVLGSIDLVQHRR; encoded by the coding sequence ATGAGTATGCGTGAGGGTTTAATTCCAACTGCATTAGGTTCTGCTGTCACAGCCACTGGTTACGCCCTGAAGCAGAGAAGGGGTTCAAATAAAATGGTCGCAAACACAGTATTTGGTTTCGGCCTGGCACACGTAGTATTAGGAAGCATTGACCTAGTTCAACACCGTCGTTAG
- a CDS encoding manganese catalase family protein, producing MKELQDNAKAAQQDPNNVEKLQEIKDGQYVELSVMAQFFF from the coding sequence GTGAAAGAATTACAGGATAATGCTAAGGCTGCACAACAAGATCCTAATAATGTGGAAAAGCTTCAAGAAATCAAGGACGGTCAATATGTTGAATTATCTGTGATGGCACAGTTCTTTTTTTAA